AGCGGGGCCAGGGCCAGGATGATGGTGGCCGCATAACAACCCGTGTTCGCCACCCGGTCGGCGGCGCGGATCGCGTCGCGGGCGCCGGGCAGCTCGGGCAGGCCGTAGGTCCAGGTGCCGGCGTGGCCACCACCGTAGTAACGGGTCCACTGCTCGGCGCTCTCCAGCCGGAAGTCGGCGCCCAGGTCGACGACCTTGACGCCCTCGTCGAGCTGGGCCGCGACGGCCGCCGACTGCCCGTGCGGCAGCGCGAGAAAGACCAGGTCAGCGTCGCCGAGCGTGGCCGCGTCGGTGGTGCCGAGGGTCAGGTCGAGACCGGCCAGCTGCGGGTGCACGGACGTCACGTGCTGCCCGGCCTGGCTGTGCGCGGTCGCCGCGATCAGCTCGAACTCGGGGTGCCCGGCGAGCAGGCGCAACAACTCTCCACCGGCATAACCACTTGCTCCGGCAACCGCGACCCGGACTCCCATGAGAACACCCACCTCCGCATGACTATGCAGAGAACCGTATCAACTCACATTCCCCACGGCAACCACGCCGTGCCCGGACTCACCTTCGCGCGCCGCGCCGCCCTTCACCTCATGAATGCGGAGACGGCACCCTGGACCCGACCGCCTGCGCGGTCGACTGACGGTTACCACCGGCGTCCGGCTGGTGACCGTGGGCGAGGAGCAGGGAGCGACGATCCAGGCGGCCATCGACACGCCGGATGGGTCAGGGACGCTGGGACCAGGTGTGCCAGGCGTTGAGCCAGTGAGCCTTGGCCTCGATGCGGGCCTTGATCTCGGCGGCGTTGCGGGGATGGGCCGCGTCCTGCTGGGCGCGCCACGCCTGCTGGGCCGGGCGGCTCGGCACCCGCGTCGACAGGCCGGTGACGTGGAGCAGGGTCTCGTTGATCGCGCGTTCCCGGCGGCCCGCGTCGGCGCGGAACCACGGCGCCTCCCGGGACAGCGTGGTCAGCTGCGACAACAGGTCGGTGATCGCGGCGTCGGCGGCCTCCCGCGACTGGCCGGACAGCTCCGCCTGGCGATCCACCGCGGCCGCCCACAGCGCACGCCACGACGCCGGGAGCCGCGGCACCGGACCGCCCTCGGCCTGCCAGACCTCCGACTCGATCGCCTCCCGCAACACCATGTCGACCAGGACCCGGTGCGGCTCACCGGCCGGCGGCTCGAGCGAGGGCGACGGCTCCGGCTCCTGCGACGGCTCCGGCAGCGGCGCGTCGAGCATCTCGGCGATCTCGGCGCCGGGCAGCATCCCCAGGCGCGGTTCAAACCGCTTACGGTACGCCCGGAGCCCCACCTCCACCTCGCCGAACAACCCGGCCTCCAGCACGATCCGGGCCGCCCACCAGTCCGCTCCGGCGTGCATCACCTGAGCGGTCAGCGCCCGCCCGTCGACCAGGACCGGCGCCTGCGACTCACTCCACGGCACGTCGGCGAACCGGATGCCGGCCTCCCGCAGCAACTCCTCGAGCACCTCGCGCAGCCCGGCCGACGCCCCACCGGTCCCGGCCCACCGCGCGGTCTCCACGGCCAGCCACGACTCGGGGTCGCCATATCGCACGGTCACCGAGGTCAGCAGGTCGTCGCTGCTGCCCCACCCGTCGATGCGACCGTCCGGCGCGCCCGGCACCCCGATCATCGGGAGCCGCCCGGCGGCCAGCCCCCGCCGCAGCTCGGCCCGATGGTCCCGCCAGCCCGGCCAGTCCGGCGACGCGAATCTCATCTCCCCCACCTCTCTCCTGAGAGAGTTCCATCACCGCACGCCGCGTCAAGACCCGCAGCCGGGGCCGGCCTCGCGACGCGCTGCCACGAGACCGGGCTCCGGGCGTACCGAAAGCGTCTAGGCGGCCTGGGCCAGAGCGACGCCGAACCAGTCCCGCGGGTCGGCGAACCAGTGGCGGAGGGCGAAGCCCGACGCGGCGAGCTCGGCGGTGAGACCGGCGCGCCGGAACTTGGCGGAGATCTCGGTGCGCAGCTCCTCGCCCTCGGCGAACCCGACCGTGAGGTTCAGGTCGTGGATGTGCACCTGCTGGGCGCGGGTCGAGCGCAGCCGCATCTCGATCCACTCGTGGTCCGGGTCCCAGCGCGCGACGTGGTCGAAGGCGAGAGGATCAAAATCGGCCCGCAGCTCGCGGTTGATGACGCGCAGCACGTTCCGGTTGAACTCGGCCGTGATGCCCGCCGCGTCGTCGTAGGCGGGCACCAGCACCGCGGGGTCCTTGACCTGGTCGGCGCCGAGCAGCAGCCACTCCCCCGGGTGCAGCGCGGCGCGCAGGTCGGTGAGGAAGGCGGAGCGCTCGGCCGGGATCAGGTTGCCGATCGTGCCGCCCAGGAAGGCCACCACCCGGCTGTCGCCGTCGGGCAGGTGCCGCAGGTGGCGGGTCAGGTCGCCGACCACGCCGGTGATGCTCAGGCCGGGGTAGGCGACGGTCAGCGCGTCGACCGCGGAGCGGAGGGCGGATTCGGACACGTCCAGCGGGACGAAGGCGCCGAGCGTGCCCCGCCCGAGCATCGCGTCGAGCAGCAGCCGGGTCTTCTCGGACGAGCCGGACCCGAGCTCGACCAGGGTTTTCGCCTCGGTGATCCGGGCGATCTCGGCGGCGTTCGCCTCCAGGATGGCCCGCTCGGTACGCGTCGGGTAGTACTCCGGAAGCCGGGTGATGTCCTCGAAGAGGAGGCTGCCCCGGGCGTCGTAGAACCACTTCGGTGGCAGGCGTTTCGGGGTGGCGGTGAGGCCGTCGCGCACGTCGGTGCGCAGCGACCGGGCCAGGTCACGCTCGTCGAGATGCTTCTCCAGCGAAGTCATACCTCTCCCAGTGATACGTCGGTGGACGTGGCGATCAGCAGGTGGTTGTCCGGAACGGGTCGCCAGGCCGGGTCGTCGTCCAGCGGCTCGGAGGCGACCAGGACCGCGCCGGCGGTGGCGCGGACCGAGAGCGAGTGGCCGGCCGTGCTGGCGATGATCTGCTCGCCGTCGGTGAGCAGCAGGTTCAGCCGGGAGCCGGGCGCGGTCGTGCGGATCTCGGCGACGAGCGTGGCGACCACCTCGTCGACCGGCTTCCCGGCCCGCAGGTGGTGCCCGATGTATCGCGACAGGGCGGCGGAGTCGGTCGGTGCCTCCAGCGTCAGCAGCTCCTGCACCGGCAGCTCGGCGGCAAGCCCGGCCAGGCTGCCGGGAAAGCCCCGGACCACGCCGTTGTGGCTGATCAGCCACCGGCCGTCGAGGAACGGCGCGGCCGCGGTCTCCACCACGGGCATGCCGGCCGTGGCCGAGCGGACCGCCGCCAGGATCGCGCCGGACGTGGTGGCCGCCGCGAGCGCCGGCAGCGCCGCGTCCGACCAGATCGGCATCGCGCTCCGATAGCGGATCGGGGTCTCGCCGGCGAACCAGCCGACCCCGAAGCCGTCCGCGTTGATCGTGCCGCCGCCGCGCATGTCCCGGGGCGCCCAGGCCTGGTGCGCCAGCGCGTGCGGCGGGTCGAACAGCAGGTCGGCGAGCCGCGCGGGCGGCCCCAGATAGGCCAGGTGGCGGCACATCAGAGCAGGTCCCGGGCACAGCGGAAGCCGCTGAAGATCTGCCGCCGGATCGGGTGGTCCCAGTTGCGGAACGTCCCCCGGCAGGCCGCCCGGTCGGTGCCGAACGAGCCGCCGCGCAGCACCTTGTAGTCGCCGCCGAAGAAGACCTCGGAGTACTCGGCGTAGGGGAAGACGCGGAAGCCGGGGTGCCCGTGGAAGTCGGACGAGGTCCACTCCCAGACGTCGCCGATCAGCTGGTGCACGCCGAGCGGCGACGCGCCGGCCGGGTAGGCGCCGACCGGGGCCGGGGCGAGGTGCCGCTGGCCGAGGTTGGCGTGTTCCGGGCCGGGCGGGTCGTCGCCCCAGGGGAAGCGGCGCGAGCGGCCGGTCTCCGGGTCCCAGCGGGCGGCTTTCTCCCACTCGGCCTCGGTGGGCAGGCGTTTCCCGGCCCAGCGCGCGTAGGCCTCGGCCTCGAAGTAGCTGACGTGCACGACCGGCGCGGTCATCTCCAGCGGAACGATCTGCCCGAATTGCCGCGCGAGCCCCTCGCCGGCCCAGTGCATCGGCGCGGTCAGCCCCGCCTCCTGCCGGTGGGCCCAGCCGCGCGCACTCCACCAGTGCGGGTCCTGGTATCCCCCGGCGTCGATGAACTCCAGGTAGGCCGCGTTGGTCACCGGCGCCGCGTCGATCAGGAACGCCGGCACGTCCACCACGTGCGCCGGCCGCTCGTTGTCCAGCGCCCACGGGTCGGTGTCGGTGCCCATGGTGAACGGCCCGCCCGGGATCAGCACCTCGCCGCGCACCCGCCGGTTGCCGGGCGGCGGCGGCGGCGGAGCGGAGAGCACCGGCCCGCCGGCCCGCAGCTGGTGGGTGGCCAGCATGGTCTCGTCGTGCTGCTGCTCGTGCTGCACGATCATCCCGAACGCGAACCCGCCGTCGACCAGCGGCCGCTCGTCCAGCCGCACCCGGTCCAGCACGTCCAGGGCCTTGTCCCGGACCTGCGCGACGTATGTGCGGGCCTCGGCCGGGTCGAGCAGCGGCAGCGCCGGCCGATCCCGCCGGGCGTGCTTGAACGCGTCGTACAGGTGGTCGATGTCCTGCCGCAGCGGGTCCCGCCCGCCGACGTCCCGGACCAGCCAGAGCTCCTCCTGGTTGCCGACGTGCGCCAGGTCCCAGACCAGCGGGGACATCAGCGGGGAGTGCTGCTGCACGAGATCGTCGTCGTCGACCGCGTCGGTGAGCAGGGCGGTCCGGGCCCGGGTCCGCTCCAGTTCTGCCGCGATCAGATTCTTGTCCGTGGTCACCGTGTGCTTCCCTTCACTTCCCGCTCTGCTTGGAGGCGCTGCTGGAGGACGCCGGAGATCCCCTCCCGGACGGCAGCCGGCAGTCCGGTGCGATCGAGGTTCCGGCAGGCCAGCTCGGCGAGCCCGGCCGCCGCCGCCCGGACGGCCGGATCCCGCAGCCCGGCGCGCGCGGCCGGCCGCCACCGGCCCGCCGCCGGGGCGGCGATCTCCCTGGCCCGTCCGGTGAGCGCCGGGTCCGCCAGCAGCGTGGTGACGACCGCGGCCGGAGCGATCCACTCGCCCCCGGGCTGGGTGTCGAGGTAGCGGACCTCGAGATAGCCGCGGGGACGGACCGGCGGGAACAGGGTGTTGAGGTGGTAATCCAGGTCGGCGACGGTGGGCGGGCGACCGACGCGGGGCCGGCGCGACCCGATCCGGCGGACGCCGAGCCGTCCGGGGCGGTGCTCCTCGATCCAGTCCGCGAAGGTCATCCCGGGCGGGGCGTCCCAGCGGTCACCGTCCTGCCGCACGCAGAGCAGCGGGGCGCTCAGGGCGTAGCGGCTCCAGTCCCGGGCGGGGTTGTTCCCCGGGACCGGGCCGGCGCGGCGGGGGTCGATGCCGTACCAGGCGGCCATCCGGGCGGACGCCCAGCCGGTGTCCCGCCCGGCGTGCACCCGGGAGTTGGCGAAAAGTGCCAGCAGCGGCGGCCCGAACTCGTGCAGCGCCGCCCAGCGTTCGGCGACCTGGCCGGCCTCTCCCGCGTCGAGGCAGATCTGGAGGCCGGCGGTGCCGGTCATCATGGTGCGCCCGGCCCGGTCGAAGGAGCGTTCCATCGCCGCGTAGCGCGGGGTGTCCAGGATCCGGCGGGGTTCGCGGTGCTCGTCCAGGCCCCGGTCGCCGAGGACCAGGCCGGCGCGGGCGAGCAGCGCGGTCAGGGCCGCGTGGTCGGTGGTGACCGAGGCGTGCAGGGCGGTCAGGGAGTCGGCCGGGGCCGAGGAGATCTCGACCTGGCCGCCGGGTTCGACGGTGACCGTGCCGCCGGCGGGCAACGGTCGTGGCTCCGGGTTGCCGAGGGTGGCCGGCGTGTGCACCCCCAGCGCGGCGCGCAGCTCGTCGGCCCCCACGGGGGCGGCCGGGTCGCCGGCGCGGTGCGTGGTCCATTCCAGCTCGACGCCGACGCGGCGCGGTGGACCGGTTTTGAAACAGATGCCCGAGATGTGGTCGATCGCTTGCGAGGTGTTTCGCAACACCAGGTCGGCCGAACCCATGCTCCCCCTCGACGCCGTCCGGACGATCACATAGAGTGATCGAAAAGCTCCGATCCGTTCGAACCTTCTCGGACCCTACCCGGATCGACGCGAATCTGCCGCTCGGGTTCCCACCCGTTTCTGGATGTTTCCCCTGCCGTCAGCAAGCCGTCCGGGGGAATGGAGAAAGTTCCGGAACCGACCCGGGGTGCCGGAACCGGTTCCGGACTGGAAGACTCCGTGTCGTTCGTGTTTGGCAGACCGTGCTTCGCGGTCGTGACGACCGGAGGCCCGCGTGCCCGCAGACTTCCCTTACCTCGATCCGTCCCTCGACGTCGAGGCACGGGTGGACGACCTGCTCAGCCGGATGACCCTGCCCGAAAAAGTGGGTCAGATGCTGCAGCTCGACGCCCGTCAGGACCTGGCCGAGATCATCCAGGACAAGCTGGCCGGATCCATCCTGCACACGTCGCCGGCCAAGTTGATCGAGGCCAGTGAGCTGCTGGCCCGCACGCGACTGAAAATTCCGCTCCTCACCGCGGAAGACTGCATTCACGGCCACTCGTTCTGGCCGGGCGCCACGATCTTCCCGACCCAGCTCGGCATGGCCGCCTCCTGGGACCCGGAGCTGGTCGAGCGGGTCGCCCGGGTGACCGCGATCGAGGTGTCCGCCACCGGCATCCACCAGACCTTCTCCCCGGTCCTGTGCATCTCCCGCGACCTGCGCTGGGGCCGCACCGACGAGACGTTCGGCGAGGACCCGCTGCTGATCAGCGAGCTCGGCGCCGCGATGATCCGGGGCTACCAGGGCGACGGTCTGGCCGACCCGACCGGCATCCTGGCCACCGCCAAGCACTTCGCCGGCTACTCCGAGACCCAGGGCGGCCGGGACGCCAGCGAGGCCGACATCAGCCGCCGGAAGTTGCGGTCCTGGTTCCTCCCGCCGTTCGAGCGGGCCGCCAAGGAGGGCTGCCGGGCGTTCATGCTCGGCTACCAGTCGATGGACGGCGTGCCGATCACCGCCAACAAGTGGCTGCTCGACGACGTGCTCAAGGGCGAGTGGGGCTTCACCGGCACCCTGGTCACCGACTGGGACAACGTCGGCCGGATGGTCTGGGAGCAGAAGGTCTGCGCCGACTACGCCGAGGCCGCCGCGCTCGCCGTCAAGGCCGGCAACGACCTGGTGATGACCACCCCCGGGTTCTTCGAGGGCGCCCAGGAGGCGATCGAACGCGGTCTGCTGGACGAGGCCGACATCGACTCCGCGGTCCGCCGGATCCTCAGCCTCAAGTTCGAGCTGGGCCTGTTCGAGAACCCGCGGACCGGCGACGTCGAGCGCCAGCGCGAGGTGATCGGCAGCGCCGCGCACACCGCGCTCAACCTCGAGGTGGCCCGCCGCTCCCTGGTGCTGCTGCGCAACGACGGCACGCTGCCGATCGACCCGTCCGCCGCCACCCGCCGGATCGCGGTCCTCGGGCCGAACGCGGACGACGTCACCTCCCAGCTCGGCGACTGGGCCGGCAACTCGGGCCAGGTCGGCTGGAT
Above is a genomic segment from Actinoplanes ianthinogenes containing:
- the egtD gene encoding L-histidine N(alpha)-methyltransferase, with the protein product MTSLEKHLDERDLARSLRTDVRDGLTATPKRLPPKWFYDARGSLLFEDITRLPEYYPTRTERAILEANAAEIARITEAKTLVELGSGSSEKTRLLLDAMLGRGTLGAFVPLDVSESALRSAVDALTVAYPGLSITGVVGDLTRHLRHLPDGDSRVVAFLGGTIGNLIPAERSAFLTDLRAALHPGEWLLLGADQVKDPAVLVPAYDDAAGITAEFNRNVLRVINRELRADFDPLAFDHVARWDPDHEWIEMRLRSTRAQQVHIHDLNLTVGFAEGEELRTEISAKFRRAGLTAELAASGFALRHWFADPRDWFGVALAQAA
- the egtC gene encoding ergothioneine biosynthesis protein EgtC — protein: MCRHLAYLGPPARLADLLFDPPHALAHQAWAPRDMRGGGTINADGFGVGWFAGETPIRYRSAMPIWSDAALPALAAATTSGAILAAVRSATAGMPVVETAAAPFLDGRWLISHNGVVRGFPGSLAGLAAELPVQELLTLEAPTDSAALSRYIGHHLRAGKPVDEVVATLVAEIRTTAPGSRLNLLLTDGEQIIASTAGHSLSVRATAGAVLVASEPLDDDPAWRPVPDNHLLIATSTDVSLGEV
- the egtB gene encoding ergothioneine biosynthesis protein EgtB, with protein sequence MTTDKNLIAAELERTRARTALLTDAVDDDDLVQQHSPLMSPLVWDLAHVGNQEELWLVRDVGGRDPLRQDIDHLYDAFKHARRDRPALPLLDPAEARTYVAQVRDKALDVLDRVRLDERPLVDGGFAFGMIVQHEQQHDETMLATHQLRAGGPVLSAPPPPPPGNRRVRGEVLIPGGPFTMGTDTDPWALDNERPAHVVDVPAFLIDAAPVTNAAYLEFIDAGGYQDPHWWSARGWAHRQEAGLTAPMHWAGEGLARQFGQIVPLEMTAPVVHVSYFEAEAYARWAGKRLPTEAEWEKAARWDPETGRSRRFPWGDDPPGPEHANLGQRHLAPAPVGAYPAGASPLGVHQLIGDVWEWTSSDFHGHPGFRVFPYAEYSEVFFGGDYKVLRGGSFGTDRAACRGTFRNWDHPIRRQIFSGFRCARDLL
- the egtA gene encoding ergothioneine biosynthesis glutamate--cysteine ligase EgtA, with the protein product MGSADLVLRNTSQAIDHISGICFKTGPPRRVGVELEWTTHRAGDPAAPVGADELRAALGVHTPATLGNPEPRPLPAGGTVTVEPGGQVEISSAPADSLTALHASVTTDHAALTALLARAGLVLGDRGLDEHREPRRILDTPRYAAMERSFDRAGRTMMTGTAGLQICLDAGEAGQVAERWAALHEFGPPLLALFANSRVHAGRDTGWASARMAAWYGIDPRRAGPVPGNNPARDWSRYALSAPLLCVRQDGDRWDAPPGMTFADWIEEHRPGRLGVRRIGSRRPRVGRPPTVADLDYHLNTLFPPVRPRGYLEVRYLDTQPGGEWIAPAAVVTTLLADPALTGRAREIAAPAAGRWRPAARAGLRDPAVRAAAAGLAELACRNLDRTGLPAAVREGISGVLQQRLQAEREVKGSTR
- a CDS encoding glycoside hydrolase family 3 N-terminal domain-containing protein, translating into MPADFPYLDPSLDVEARVDDLLSRMTLPEKVGQMLQLDARQDLAEIIQDKLAGSILHTSPAKLIEASELLARTRLKIPLLTAEDCIHGHSFWPGATIFPTQLGMAASWDPELVERVARVTAIEVSATGIHQTFSPVLCISRDLRWGRTDETFGEDPLLISELGAAMIRGYQGDGLADPTGILATAKHFAGYSETQGGRDASEADISRRKLRSWFLPPFERAAKEGCRAFMLGYQSMDGVPITANKWLLDDVLKGEWGFTGTLVTDWDNVGRMVWEQKVCADYAEAAALAVKAGNDLVMTTPGFFEGAQEAIERGLLDEADIDSAVRRILSLKFELGLFENPRTGDVERQREVIGSAAHTALNLEVARRSLVLLRNDGTLPIDPSAATRRIAVLGPNADDVTSQLGDWAGNSGQVGWMPDGHPREMTATVLDGIRATVPAGWEVTYERGAEIQHLVPDPEGPTFQDGQPRPPIAESAPVDAAQLDAAVRAATDADYAVVVVGDTVNLTGEGCSTATLELLGGQIALLDAVAATGTPMIVVLVNSKPLALPESALNAAAIVQAFNPGMRGGQAIAELLLGLIEPSGRMPISAARHVGQQPVYYNQLRGQHGSRYADLTQDPLFAFGEGLSYTTVVYDGLAIGEPDVPVDGVVRATVRLSNTGTRPALETVQAYVSDLVTSVTWAHRELKSWRQVTVPAGESVTVEIEIPAADCTLVTADGVRVVEPGDFELLVGPNSRLTALQSAKFRIS